A single Desulfobaculum xiamenense DNA region contains:
- a CDS encoding basic amino acid ABC transporter substrate-binding protein, translating to MLKRFVMALCAVALMAGAAQARTIHFASDATWPPMEMLDAEKNVVGFCPEVVRAMAKAGGFEADIKSTAWDGIFAGLAAGKYDVIASSVSITEERKRAMDFSDPYFEVKQGVVVRAGSDIKSFADLSGKTVGAQIGTSGYFTAKKAEGATPKSYDEVGLAIEDLFNGRLDAVICDDAVAADFALTNPNYSGKLALAFLIVPEKPEYLGFAVKKGNREVIEILNASLKAVRESGEYDRIFKKWFPTN from the coding sequence ATGTTGAAGAGATTCGTCATGGCTCTGTGCGCCGTTGCGCTCATGGCCGGTGCCGCGCAGGCCAGAACCATTCATTTCGCGTCCGACGCGACGTGGCCGCCCATGGAAATGCTGGACGCCGAAAAGAACGTCGTCGGCTTCTGCCCCGAGGTGGTTCGCGCCATGGCCAAGGCTGGCGGCTTCGAGGCCGACATCAAGAGCACCGCGTGGGACGGCATCTTTGCCGGACTGGCTGCGGGCAAGTACGACGTCATCGCCTCTTCGGTGTCCATCACCGAGGAGCGCAAGCGCGCCATGGATTTCTCCGATCCCTATTTTGAGGTGAAGCAGGGCGTGGTGGTCCGCGCCGGTTCCGACATCAAGTCCTTCGCGGACCTGTCCGGCAAGACCGTGGGCGCGCAGATCGGCACCTCCGGCTACTTCACCGCCAAGAAGGCCGAGGGCGCGACGCCCAAGTCCTATGACGAAGTGGGCCTCGCCATTGAGGACCTGTTCAATGGCCGTCTCGATGCCGTCATCTGTGACGACGCCGTGGCCGCCGACTTCGCGCTGACCAATCCCAACTACTCCGGCAAGCTTGCCCTCGCTTTCCTCATCGTTCCGGAAAAGCCCGAGTACCTCGGCTTTGCCGTGAAGAAGGGCAACCGTGAGGTCATCGAGATCCTCAACGCCTCGCTGAAGGCTGTCCGCGAAAGCGGGGAATACGACCGCATCTTCAAGAAGTGGTTCCCCACCAACTAG
- a CDS encoding TatD family hydrolase has translation MAKKKERALPESLGLPAGGVETHAHLDHEDFAEDIETVIARAHACGVSRIGHVFLGPEDYRDGQPLFAAHPEVFFILGVHPQDAKDLTPARLNAMREAIAADPRVRAVGEIGLDYHYEYSPRDVQDAAFRAQLAMARELDRPVVIHSRDSHEDAVRILLDEGFHDRPLLWHCFGSDIAFAHELLSHGWHLSIPGPVTYARNEAVQDAVAQIPLDRLVLETDCPYLAPEPWRGKRNEPAFIGFTAVKVAKLRGMDPAELWTACGDNARRFFGLDN, from the coding sequence ATGGCCAAGAAGAAGGAACGGGCGCTGCCCGAATCGCTGGGGCTGCCCGCAGGTGGCGTGGAGACGCACGCCCATCTCGACCACGAGGATTTCGCCGAGGACATCGAGACCGTCATCGCCCGCGCCCATGCCTGCGGCGTGAGCCGCATCGGCCACGTGTTTCTCGGCCCCGAGGACTACCGCGACGGACAGCCTCTGTTTGCCGCGCATCCCGAAGTGTTCTTCATCCTCGGTGTTCACCCGCAGGACGCCAAGGATCTCACCCCCGCACGCCTCAACGCCATGCGTGAAGCCATCGCCGCCGATCCGCGCGTCCGTGCCGTCGGCGAAATCGGGCTCGACTACCACTACGAATACTCCCCGCGAGACGTGCAGGACGCAGCGTTTCGCGCGCAGCTGGCCATGGCCCGCGAACTGGACCGCCCGGTGGTCATCCATTCCCGCGACTCCCACGAGGACGCCGTGCGCATCCTTCTCGACGAGGGCTTCCACGACCGCCCGCTCCTGTGGCACTGCTTCGGGAGCGACATCGCCTTTGCCCACGAACTCCTCTCCCACGGCTGGCATCTTTCCATCCCCGGTCCTGTGACCTACGCCCGCAACGAGGCCGTGCAGGACGCCGTGGCACAGATTCCCCTTGATCGTCTCGTGCTGGAGACCGACTGCCCCTATCTCGCCCCCGAACCGTGGCGCGGCAAGCGCAACGAACCCGCCTTCATCGGCTTCACCGCCGTCAAGGTCGCCAAACTGCGTGGCATGGACCCCGCAGAACTGTGGACCGCCTGCGGCGACAACGCCCGCCGCTTCTTCGGACTCGACAACTAG
- a CDS encoding nicotinate phosphoribosyltransferase produces the protein MRYRLPESHRPYTDAYFLRSRHILEREDLNPRVTMQIFLRQGPGRIHGIDEAVGIIGSFAGNGGRNLTVHALPEGAEYAPLETLMLIEGPIQDFIELETLYLGVIASATSERNGDPLPDPSAVERRAAAIREMLPDKQLMYFGSRHWHWTYDEEITRAAIRGGFDSCATDAGATASGLSGGVGTIPHALVLTFAHRVGMERATAEATLAFDRHMDPSIARIALVDTFNREVTDSIATAEALGSRLWGVRLDTAGENLGQGGTPFDGRTHWTGNGVTVELVRNVREQLDAAGHNDVNIVLSSGFGDLEKIAAFKEGEARYGRLFESIGIGSLFPARFATADIVRIEGRDIAKAGRGLHPNPRLRRVL, from the coding sequence ATGCGCTACAGGCTGCCCGAGAGCCACCGCCCCTATACGGACGCCTACTTTCTGCGTTCGCGCCACATTCTCGAACGCGAGGACCTCAATCCCCGCGTCACCATGCAAATTTTCCTCCGGCAGGGTCCGGGCCGCATCCACGGCATCGACGAGGCCGTCGGCATCATCGGCAGCTTCGCCGGAAACGGTGGGCGCAACCTCACCGTGCATGCCCTGCCCGAAGGGGCCGAATACGCCCCTCTCGAAACGCTCATGCTCATCGAAGGCCCAATTCAAGACTTCATCGAGCTTGAGACCCTCTATCTCGGCGTCATCGCCTCGGCTACCTCGGAGCGCAACGGCGATCCGCTCCCGGACCCTTCGGCCGTGGAACGCCGCGCCGCCGCCATCCGCGAGATGCTGCCCGACAAGCAGCTCATGTACTTCGGGTCCCGCCACTGGCACTGGACCTACGACGAGGAGATCACCCGCGCCGCCATTCGCGGCGGCTTCGACTCCTGCGCCACCGACGCTGGCGCGACGGCCTCCGGCCTGTCCGGCGGCGTGGGCACCATTCCGCACGCCCTTGTGCTCACCTTCGCCCACCGCGTGGGCATGGAGCGCGCCACCGCCGAAGCTACGCTGGCCTTCGATCGCCACATGGACCCGTCCATCGCCCGCATCGCGCTGGTGGACACCTTCAACCGCGAAGTGACCGATTCCATCGCCACCGCCGAGGCCCTTGGAAGCCGCCTATGGGGCGTGCGCCTCGACACCGCCGGCGAAAACCTCGGTCAGGGCGGAACGCCCTTCGACGGACGCACCCACTGGACCGGCAACGGCGTCACCGTGGAGCTCGTCCGCAACGTCCGCGAACAGCTCGACGCCGCAGGGCACAATGACGTGAACATCGTCCTGTCCAGCGGCTTCGGCGACCTCGAAAAGATCGCCGCCTTCAAGGAAGGCGAGGCGCGATACGGCCGCCTGTTCGAATCCATCGGCATCGGGAGCCTGTTCCCGGCGCGCTTCGCCACGGCGGATATCGTTCGCATCGAAGGCCGGGACATTGCGAAGGCGGGCCGCGGCCTGCATCCGAATCCCCGGCTCAGGCGCGTGCTCTAG
- a CDS encoding glycosyltransferase family 4 protein produces MSVTHIFLPPLRKPTGGLAVLHQVAAHLHAEGFPVRLVPREAAYWAPALSAAVPVTPWADLHLAPDDIWLVPEGWVNGLAPGLSAGARCVVYVQNWAYLFSALPEGVTWDRLPVSFIAVSDPVAWFMRETIGVEAPVLRPGIDLSLFTPPTERPDSPVRIAFMPRKNKALAAQIRAGFEARAARRAMPPVEWVAIDGLPPEGVARTLRESHVFLVTGYPEGCPLPPLEAMACGALCVGFAGLGGFDYMRNAATFPGAAEPWFPLRPTPWTGNGLWVADADVMAAVNALETAVTAVASHDPRVTNCLAAALDTAHHYGIETQRRSAAALWQQLSS; encoded by the coding sequence ATGAGCGTCACCCACATCTTTCTGCCGCCGTTGCGCAAGCCCACCGGCGGGCTCGCCGTGCTGCATCAGGTGGCCGCACATCTGCACGCCGAAGGCTTCCCGGTCCGTCTCGTCCCGCGCGAGGCCGCGTACTGGGCACCCGCGCTCTCGGCTGCGGTCCCCGTCACGCCATGGGCCGATCTGCACCTTGCGCCGGACGACATCTGGCTCGTACCCGAGGGCTGGGTCAATGGTCTCGCCCCCGGCCTTTCCGCCGGGGCGCGTTGCGTCGTCTATGTGCAGAACTGGGCGTATCTCTTCTCAGCCCTGCCCGAAGGCGTCACGTGGGACCGGCTCCCGGTCTCCTTCATCGCCGTCTCCGATCCCGTGGCGTGGTTCATGCGCGAAACCATCGGCGTGGAAGCCCCGGTCCTGCGCCCCGGCATCGACCTCTCGCTCTTCACGCCACCGACTGAGCGGCCGGACTCGCCCGTGCGCATCGCCTTTATGCCGCGCAAGAACAAGGCGCTGGCCGCGCAGATCAGGGCCGGATTCGAAGCCAGAGCCGCCCGCCGTGCCATGCCGCCCGTGGAATGGGTCGCCATCGACGGCCTTCCGCCCGAAGGCGTGGCCCGCACCCTTCGCGAAAGCCACGTCTTCCTCGTCACCGGCTATCCCGAGGGCTGCCCGCTGCCGCCGCTGGAAGCCATGGCCTGCGGCGCGCTCTGCGTCGGCTTTGCCGGACTTGGCGGATTCGACTACATGCGAAACGCCGCCACGTTCCCCGGCGCGGCTGAGCCATGGTTCCCCCTGCGCCCCACGCCGTGGACTGGAAACGGCCTCTGGGTGGCCGACGCCGACGTCATGGCGGCCGTCAACGCCCTCGAAACCGCCGTTACCGCCGTGGCCTCGCATGATCCCCGCGTTACGAATTGTCTCGCCGCCGCGCTGGACACAGCCCACCACTACGGCATAGAAACCCAACGCCGAAGCGCCGCCGCCCTCTGGCAGCAGCTCTCCAGCTGA